One window of the Solanum stenotomum isolate F172 chromosome 11, ASM1918654v1, whole genome shotgun sequence genome contains the following:
- the LOC125843968 gene encoding phospholipase A1-Igamma3, chloroplastic translates to MASFQSSLTNPKHKRNHTSLEVFPLWNTFKAKNLSFPNKRLSPNLSLKISSCLSNLEDNNIELQQNDQEEKKPLHEMWREIQGCNNWKGLLDPMDSHLRKEIIRYGEFAQSCYDSFDYDPHSKYCGTCKYQPSHFFDKINMLKKGYEMKRYLYATSNINLPNFFQKSKMSNVWSQHANWMGYVAVATDPEEIKRLGRRDIVVAWRGTVTYLEWIHDLQDILHPAHFRDDPNIKIETGFFDMYTKKENNCHYASFSAREQILAEINRLIEKYQGEELSITITGHSLGAALALLSAYDIAEMKLNILHNGKSITKIIPISVFSFAGPRVGNLKFKERCEELGIKVLRVINVHDKVPTVPGIITNEKFLFQKQLEEKFSFAWSYAHVGTELALDHHRSPFLKPNSDLGCAHNLEAHLHLVDGYHGKVRAFRSATGRDVALVNKDSSFLKEEYGVPPFWWQDENKGMVRTSDGQWVLPERPVIEAHPPDTAHHFQQVLKLARARLNLP, encoded by the coding sequence ATGGCTTCCTTTCAATCATCTCTCACCAATCCCAAACACAAAAGAAACCATACTTCCCTAGAAGTTTTTCCATTATGGAACACATTCAAAGCCAAAAACCTCTCTTTCCCAAACAAAAGACTTTCACCAAACCTATCTTTGAAAATATCTTCATGTCTTTCAAATTTAGAGGACAACAATATTGAACTCCAACAAAAtgatcaagaagagaaaaaaccCCTTCATGAGATGTGGAGAGAAATTCAAGGATGTAACAATTGGAAAGGTTTACTTGATCCTATGGATTCTCATCTAAGAAAAGAAATCATTCGTTATGGTGAATTTGCTCAATCTTGTTATGACTCATTTGACTATGATCCTCATTCAAAATATTGTGGTACTTGCAAGTATCAACCATCACACTTCTTTGACAAGATCAACATGTTGAAAAAAGGGTATGAAATGAAAAGATACTTATATGCAACTTCAAATATCAACTTACCAAATTTCTTCCAAAAATCGAAAATGAGCAATGTATGGAGCCAACACGCGAACTGGATGGGGTATGTAGCCGTAGCCACAGATCCTGAAGAAATAAAACGTCTAGGGAGACGTGACATAGTGGTTGCATGGCGTGGCACGGTGACTTACCTAGAATGGATCCATGACCTACAAGACATTTTACATCCTGCTCATTTTCGCGATGATCCTAACATCAAGATTGAGACAGGGTTCTTCGATATGtatactaaaaaagaaaataattgtcACTATGCTTCATTTTCAGCCCGTGAACAAATTTTAGCGGAGATTAATCGATTAATCGAAAAATACCAAGGTGAAGAGCTAAGTATTACTATTACAGGACATAGTCTTGGTGCAGCATTGGCTTTGTTAAGTGCTTATGACATAGCTGAGATGAAATTGAATATTTTACATAATGGTAAGTCTATTACAAAAATTATTCCTATTAGTGTTTTTTCATTTGCTGGACCTAGGGTTGGAAatcttaaatttaaagaaagatgtgaAGAGCTTGGAATTAAAGTTTTAAGAGTTATAAATGTGCATGACAAAGTGCCAACAGTGCCTGGAATTATTACAAATGAGAAATTTCTATTCCAAAAGCAATTGGAAGAGAAATTTTCATTTGCTTGGAGTTATGCTCATGTAGGGACGGAGCTAGCCTTAGATCATCATCGTTCTCCTTTTCTAAAGCCCAATAGTGATTTGGGCTGTGCACATAACCTTGAGGCCCATTTACATCTTGTTGATGGGTACCATGGGAAGGTACGCGCTTTTCGCTCTGCCACGGGTAGGGATGTTGCCCTTGTGAATAAGGATTCGAGTTTCTTGAAGGAGGAGTATGGCGTGCCACCGTTTTGGTGGCAAGATGAGAATAAAGGCATGGTGAGAACGAGCGATGGGCAATGGGTGTTGCCGGAGAGGCCTGTAATTGAGGCCCATCCACCCGATACGGCCCATCATTTTCAACAAGTTCTTAAACTTGCGAGAGCTAGGCTAAATTTACCATAA